Genomic DNA from Telopea speciosissima isolate NSW1024214 ecotype Mountain lineage chromosome 2, Tspe_v1, whole genome shotgun sequence:
CAGTCCCAAGCCCAAATAAAGGAGGAGGGTTAGTGCATCAAGTCAATAGTCGGCATCATAAAACATTAGCCCAACTCTTTTGCATAGATCGTAGAGCTTTAtatctctttcatttctaaaTACATATCCTAAATCTAGTGCATTGATGTATAGCCTAATAGCATCGATCAACCATTAGCACACCAAAATCTAAAACATAaagatataataataataataatgatctCTCAAGTACTCTAGGAACCAATTGCATTCAAATTATGTTTAAaattaagggttttttacaattaccactccaaaaattttgatatctactattacccccctaaaaactttcaaacaactgttaccctcccctgttgtatactaataactaactggcccccaccgttacatacCCGTAATGGACGGGTTTAATCGTGAGAGTGTACCGTTGTCACtaattttttaggaccaaaatacccttatgtcaaaaaattaataaaacaaatCTTCTAATGGGacccttcctcttcacttcctcttcacttcacctGCAATTCATCCTCTTCACTTCCTCTTTACTTCACATGTTGCAGCAAACCAGAGGTCGAACTTCGTCAGCGGCGCTAGAGCACTCATCCCCAAACTTCGTCTGATAAGTGTTGTAGTGCCGCTGACGAAGTTCGGGGATGAGTGTTGTAGCAATTATCCCCAATCTGCATTCCCGTGAAATTTTGGGTTTATGGATATGGAAGAAGATTTCACCTTAAATTTTCTGTAAATGGTGATGTGGAATTGAGAATTCCTTACAAGACCCAGAACCTCAGGGAGCTTAACCAGATCGGCCAGAAGCTAGGGCAAGGTCAGTTTGGAACCACATACATGCATAGAGAAGTCTAGGTAACCAATATGCCTGCAAATCTATACCCAGGAGGAAGCTTCTTTGCAGGGAGGACTATGAGGATGTGTATAGAGAGATTAAGATAATGCACTTCTTGTCTGAGCACCCTAATGCGGTGATGATCAAAGGGGCTTATGAGGATTCTTTGTTTACTCATTTGGTCATGGAACTTTGTGTTGGTGGGAGCTCTTTGATGGATTATTCAAAAGGGGGCATTATAGTGAAAGGCAGGTTGCACAACTGATCTCTATTTCCACTTGGCGTGACACCTGAACAATTCAAATTCTCGGTCTTTATTCCACAACCTGTCTTGATTGTAACCCTAACAGTCCAAATCACAGGATTAGAGCTGTTCCCACAGACGATCCggccaaaccctagaaaaatCCACCAACAGAAACATTCTAAACACACCCCAAAtaagaaaaaccctaactccaatcATCAATCCAATACACAAAATCTTCCAagaatttttcataaaaaaatattatgaaaAACATAAAAGGAAGGGTGAGTGGTAGTGGAACGTCCGTCCTGTGAACTTATTCTTCCGTTCTTTAATACTAACCGCACATTTAAAGTGAAATTAATCTCAACCGCTGAATGATGAACCTAGATTACTGGTTACTTGCTGTTACGGTGACAATTGATTTTACGTCATCTCCATCAACAATGTGCTTCAGGAGACCGATGGAGAATAAATACAGAGGATGAACCAAAAGCTAAGTTCATTTTTACCCGTTAATGCTTTATTtttgagagaggaagaaggcaTTTTCTCCGAGATCAGGTTTACTGAGTTCGAATACAAGTTGCTTGGATGACATTTTTACGGTCCTTGTTGGCCTGACCAGTGTTGGCACTGGTAGAAGTGGGATTAGGGTGGTCAAATGGAAGATTCAGAGGTAATGATTGAGGAGGTTAACTAGTATCAAGGGGTAATTGAGGTCGTCATGGTTGAGCACCTCACCTGGAATTGTGAACTGAGGACGTGTTTGCTTAATTGCCCTCAAAGATCAACCTCAAtgttcttggtttttttttttttttttccttctgtttccctttcctctatttaGAAAATTTCTGTCTCGTCCCTAAATCTAATTGGGTTAATAAACGAAAAAGACTAGTCACTGATGTCTATGGTTTTGGTGCTCTCCATATTTTGAATTCTGCAAAAGGGTCTCTTAGGTTCTTTGGATATCTACAATCATTTCTACGTTATCTCCATCGAAGTCCAGTACAATTTCAGTTTGAGACGGTTTCTCAAAATTTCTAACTGATAAAAACCCATCCACTGGATCGAGCAAAAAATTCTAATGAGAAAATCATCAAATGAACCGATCGATTCTAGGTCTGaatctaaagaaaataaatctttTTCATCCAGGAACTCAGCTTCTGTACCAACATGCATCTTCCTTACTCTGGAAATGAACTTTAGAATCGACTGAATGTTCCTTTCTAGAGAGCTATTCTTGAGTCACAGTTTCAGGCTATGTTTCCCTTGGTCTACGGTCAATGGAATTCTCCACTATAAATCTTCTTAAACAACTTCCACTTCTGAATTAAGTTTCAGAAGATGACAAGAAACAGAAGTTATTAAAGGATTCATAATTTGAATCCGCATATTGTGATCAACAAATCCCTAAACCCGTCAGAAACCCAAAAGGGATGAATCGGTATGgatgtttaccaaaaagaaagaaacaaacaaaaaaaaaaaagaatcgagATGGGATGGCCGGATGGGTATCGGAGTTGGGATGTGGTTTCACGGAGATGACCTGTTATTACTGTCAAAACTGGGCTGTCACCGTCAAAATGGGTCTCGGTTAGAATGAGAAAAGTGTTTCAACGATTCAGATTATATATGGTTATATCCACGGCTATGTATGAAGAACGCTCTGCAAAAATTATTCTCTCGTACGTACTGCGACTTTTtacccaaaaaggaaaattatatcttctccatcttcgccggagaagaaagaggtgagATAGATGGAGGAAGATGAGGTTAGAACGATGGTTGAGATGGATTTGAGATGATTTGTTTTATTTCGTTTtgacataagggtattttggtcttaaaaaattCGTGATAACGGCACACTCTTACGAttaaccccctccgttacgggTATGTAACAGTGAGGACcaattagttattagtatgcaacagggagggaaacagttgtttgaaagtttttagggggtaatagtagatatcaaagtttttaGGATGGTAATTGTTAAAAACCTTAAAATTAATAATAGCAACACATTTAAGATGTATCAAGTGATCCAATTCAATATATACAAATATGTATACTCACACTAATACTTAGAATCACCATAGAATGGTCTATCATAATCTCATTTTATAAAATAGACATACTcagcgggtataacatcctcaGTGTGGCAAATCATGTGAATAAGGTGCCCAACCTTACACGAAAGTCACTTCAATTCGTAGTACCAGGGGATGCCCATAcaatacatatttattgtattttattacTTCGAATTTTTTCCTTTGAACTTATTAAATTTTGAAGATTGATTCGTTCTTATTCTTATATCCACAGGACAGTTTTGGTTTTTTGAATCCGTATAGGAATTCCTAgacgttggtcaagtgctcacttgctgaacgtttggtcacgggttcaagtcctaaaaaaaaataaaaaaaaaaaagggaaatgttAGGTGTATGTAGAACTTGACACATTCTTTCCAAGTATACATATGAAATGATAATATTTACTCTCATTGAAAAATTATATGTTAAACtagaagggtaaaaaagtaaagttacaaGTTATTTTACACCTTGAGGGGTGTTAATAGAAAATTCCTTTATCAAAAGAGGACTTTACAATGTTGAATAAATCCTGGGACAAAAATTCATGAataattcatccaaaatttcagcccaaatttgaacaaaagatgaatctatttcaaaaattcaaaaaaaaaagtattaccATTTTAGAGTCCACAAATAattcggaaaaaaaaatccacaatacttgcaaaatatcaataaatgattttaaaaaatggacACATTTgttattcaaaattttttgaacaaGAAAATTTAATCCGAAATTAattcaaatctttttttttttggggggataaAGAAATTAATCCAAATCTAACTTTTAGCCATTATCCGTTTCGTTGCACAATTTCTCAAATAGACAAAATGAATTAAACCCGATTTAATTTGTTCCTTTCTAATTATTCTCTATTCGAATATTCAAATCTTTCATGCtacattagagagagagagagagagacatgggaGATTGGATTATAAGATCCAATTGGGGGAAAAAATCCTTTGTAGTCCAGGCATCTGGAGGTGCACTACAATGCGGGttgagagctcaacacgtgaaagatgcaacatccaatggtgccaagctcgagaagaaaaaaaaaaaaaaaaaaaaaaaaagctgctGTCTTGTATCGAACTTACATCATTGGATGAAGTTTCTTTCACATGTCGAACTCTCAGGGGCCGCACTGCAGTGCACCCACCGCCAAATACCCACACTAGAGAGGTTTTAATCCGTCAAATTGGCTTCATTCTACTATTAGAAATTAATACACATCTGTCCTCGGATGCCACTAATAGTGGGAGAATATAAATCTAGGGGAAACAAATTGTCCCCTAGCTCATAGGCTCTCTTGACGCTCTCCTTATTTAATAAGGTGGGTCTCCAGTGTAAGAATCAACACTCCTTGAAAttcctgtctctctgtctttctctctaaACGTATATGATATCAATATAAGAAGGCGAAGTGGTCCCTCCCTCTCCCATAAATCTATATACAGATACAGAGCATGGGGAAAACGGTAGCCCATCGTTGCTCCAGATGGTGCACAGGCGAGAATCCCTGCCTAGCAGTGGGGCTGCAAGGAAGCACATAGAAAAATTAATGAATTGCATTAGTGGGGACTAAGTCGGCCAGTGTTAACATAAAGAAATCCATTACTATAATGATATAATGCTTAGCAAGAGAACAGAGAAGGCTTATACTTAATTTATAGCTTATAGTTTTCctataaaaataacaaaagaccACCGCACAGCAACTGGTCATTTGTATCTTTTGCCTCTTCTCCGATCGATAGCCATAGATAGTGGCAGGAGATGGAGGAAGGTTTGCTAGtgaaggagagagggagagaggtgTTGGGAGTGGGAGTGATAGTGGAGGAAGTGAAGAAGGTTGGATTGCTAGCAGGGCCAATGGTGGCGGTCGCAGTTTCACAGTATCTGCTTAATATGATTCCAGTCATGATGGTAGGTCATCTTGGTGAACTCGCCCTCGCCAGCACCGCCATCGCCACTTCCATCACCACCGTTACTGGCTTCAGTGTCATCGTGAGTCTTTCTTCTTAAttcttactttttctttttctttttcttttgattacaATACTTTGGATATCAATCTGTTTTAGTTGTTAGGCTGTATTCTAGTTTTCTTAGCAATGCTGATTCTCTGAAGTTGGGGAAGGAGGGAGGGGGTGGAGTTGACCAGGATTAGGAGGGttttgataatataaaaaataaaaaataaaaacgtaTAACTTCTTGTCACCATAGTGGTGATCTACGTAGttgtaactttcttttaattgcccttcGGTTAATCCCAAAATAGTTATTTAATACCGGTGTAAAAAATaggtttcaaaaaattgaaagttatTTGTTTATCAAAAACAAATTGAACGTAATGTAATGCAGTATTCAAGaggagaatttttatcctctcaattacattgcccatacttgacgtcaagtacatctaatagaggaggCAGAattgactatcctaccccctacccaaacacactgcctgaTCAGATTTTCTGAGTCGACTTGTCTTTCAGAAAAACCTAGTGACTTGCCTTGTCAAACCCAGTCAAGGCGAAGcatgtttttaatattttaataccataaattagtaaaatataaaaaaaaaaataaagaaaaatatgaaaaaaaaaaaaagaaaaaaaaaatcaagagtcATGAAGTATTATCCtctttgaaataaaaatttgtttATAATAAAATGGCAAAAAGTAAAGTAACAAGTTCTTAATTCACCAGCTTGATTACAATCAGATTTTACATGAAAGGCAAAAAATAAATGAACTACCCTACTTTTAATGATCTGATTGCCCACAAAGAAGCTCTGAtctttaaatctagagaaggtTCCATCTGAAGCTGGTGCGGGGAAATCTACACGCCCCACCAATAAAGGACTAAAGGTGTGTGGAGAATAATATCTACATGGGCCCACATGATAGAGCAGGAGAAATGTTTCCATGGAGAAGTGTACCACtacgcccaagcacatgggggcAAAATGAACCCCCAAATGAAAGACAGTAATGATCGCCTTGTTAATGCCCATTGGCCCTCACCCGCACAAGGCCACATCCCCAACAGAGAACTCTTGCCaaagaaaataataacaaaaaaaaaacatttgagaGGTAAATAGTGCTCAACCCATGACAATTACCTaggcatccaatggttggaatcTTTTTGGCTTGTATATGAAAACTGGAAAACGTATTTAGTCATTATGTGATGGTATCAAATGATCCGAATTTGAAAAAGGTTAGAATTTAGATTAAATTTATCGATCCTTTGCATTATCTTGGGGCagaaaaaatttccttatcataggattattttttctcttcataAGGCATTTGGTTAAGATCAAGAAGCCATAAGAACAGACATTATTAATCACCCTTCTTATTGAGGGAACATATTTTGTAAATGATAAAGGTAGGAGGTGTGCTTTGGTAGAAGTTGCCATTGTCATCGTCCTATATTTGTTTTCCTTCCTTCATGTTTCCAAGGAAATTAAGAGAGAGGTGATGCAAGTGAAATTAGTATTTGAAAAATCTTTAAAATAcaattaaacaaagaaaaaggtgGTGTGTTCTGAGAAATTCTTATACAAAAATTTAACCAACTATAGAATCATAAATTGTGAAAGAACAAATTGTAATCGGAAAAAACAACTGATGGAATTTTTGACTTTAACAAACAGCTAGGAATGGCTAGTGCATTGGAAACAGTGTGTGGACAAGCTTATGGAGCACAACAATATAGAAAGCTTGGGATTTACACTTATAGTGGCattgtctctctcctcttggTTTGTATCCCTCTCTCACTCATTTGGATCAATTTGGGAAAGCTGCTCCCTTTCATAGGCCAAGACCCTATAACCTCATCAGAAGCTGGAAAATACGCAATGTGGCTCATTCCTGCATTGTTAGCTTGTGCAACCCTTCATCCACTCCTCAGATACTTCCAATCTCAAAGCATGATCCTTCCCATGGTCCTTAGCTCATGGGTAACTGTGCTTTTCCATATTCCTCTCTGTTGGGTCTTAGTATTTAAGTCAGGTTTAAGGAACCTTGGAGCTGCATTAGCGATCGGCATATCATATTGGTTGAACACAATCTTCCTTGCATTGTACATGACGTACTCTTCATCTTGCGAGAAAACTAGTGTGCCCATCTCAATGGAGGTGCTCCAAGGTGTTGGCGAGTTCTTCCGGCTCGCTATACCATCTGCTGTGATGGTTTGGTATTTCTCTCTTCAAGTTTTATTCAAGTAATAAAATTTATCTATTTTATTCTCTAACCAAGTTTTGCAATTATGATTTTAGTCTTGAATGGTGGTCTTCTGAGATGCTTATCTTACTTTCTGGACTTTTACCAAATCCAAAGCTTGAAACTTCAGTGCTTTCTATCTGGTATGGTTGATTTTAAGTACTTTCTTTTGATTatcatttgtttattttgaatGTTTATGTGCATTTACTCTATGATAACCTTTGTGAACAGCCTCACCACCATTACAATGCTctataatattatatatggaATCGGTGCAGCCGCCAGGTTTGCCCTGAACCTTCCTCCTGCACTATTTTCATGTACTACCTTATGATTTTATGTTTATAAATGCAGATGCATTTGCATTCCTGTTATACATAGCATGGCAGCTTAGGATGTCTGTTGTAGAGTCTACATCTATATGTACACACACTACATGTCTATATATGGTTGACATAAAAGTATAAAACAAATTAAATGCATATATTTGTGCATTATTGACAAGAGAATACGTTTTCTATTCTGTAGCACTCGAGTTTCTAATGAATTAGGGGCTGGGAATCCACACGCAGCTCGTGTGGCTGTCTGTTCCGTGATGCTTCTTGCAGTCACAGAGACAGTTATAGTAAGCACAATCCTCTTTTCGTGCCGGTATATTCTTGGCTATGCTTACAGCAATGAGAAGGAAGTAGTAGAGTATGTTGCAGATATGGCTCCTCTAATTAGTCTTTCAGTTATCATGGACAGCATTCAAGGGGTCCTTTCAGGTTGGTTTCCTACCTTCTATCAATATATTATCTGTTACTCCATCAAATGAAGATTGACTGAGATTCTTTCTCATTTGAATATTTGACTAGCTAGCATTCTTCAAATGTTTTCAGGTGTTGCTAGAGGATGTGGGTGGCAGCATTTAGGGGCCTATGTGAACCTTGGGGCTTTCTATCTTGCTGGGATTCCTACAGCTGTTATATTGGCTTTCCATGTCCATTTAAGAGGAAAGGGCTTGTGGATTGGAATACTGATTGGTTCTACTTTACAAACAGTTATGCTATCTCTCATAACAAGCTGCACAAATTGGCAAAAGCAGGTCTGTTCTCCATCTATGACATTAGATTTAGGCAAGACTGCCTCTTACTGCTCTAGATAAAATCTCTCTAGAACGGTGAAACTAAGATGCGTTTAATAAACAAATTCAAGAGTAACCTATAGGTGAtgcatgtgaaataataaaaaattaggtCTACGTAAAACTTGAACCCTCACTGAAAGGCATTAAGTAATTATAGCAAGCATTAGTTTTTTCTCTTTACTAGTAAAATTGGATTTCAATATTCATCTTGCAGGCACTCAAGGCAAGGGAGAGGATTTTTGCGGAATGATTTTCACTAGAGAATGAATTACTGATAAGCTACTTCCAACAGTCATTCTTCTTGGTTTATgagataaaagaaaagagaagacaaaGCCAACAGCAGGGCAATTACCATTCGGAAAAATGGATGTGGATACAGGAATTATTACCCTTGAGATCTAGCTTAAAATGTGGATGCCTTCCCTTTCTGTTGGTTCTGCAAAAAAACAGAGTTGTTAAACCCAGCACTGAAAACTTCATTTGTTCCTGATACCCAGGATAGCCATTCATAAATCCGAATTAACAGGAAAACAGATTGAATTGACTGCATTATCACATGGTTTCTAGACATGTCTAGATAtggattttctcttttttgcaCCAGTTTGGATCCTGAGTACAGGAAACATGCTTGACATATAATTATCAAGTATAATGCTAATTCGCTTTATTAACCACATAATGGTGGGAGTTAGATAAGAAGACAATGGGTGAAATTCCCATAATGATTATCAACATCACCTGATTCAACATAAAGACCAAAGCAATTCTCAGCAGTTAGGATTCATAGGATCCAAACTGAGCCTTACAAGTTTTctgcccctcccccccccccccctctttatttttcttctggATATTCGCTTCCAGAAGTTCAATGCTCCATCTACTCTGAAGTTTCAACATCTCTCAAGTTAGACAAGCTTAATAAAAAAAGTAAACTCGAGTGACTAATCCCTGATCAAAAAGTCATGGTTGAAAATCCCTCTGCCCTTCTTTGTAATTTACAGTGGTAGATGTGTTACGCAGACAGCAACATCATAGCTGGTAGCAAATTCAATTTGGGTGTCAATTTTCCTTCAATTCTAATCATTTTGGCTCTATTATTTCCAGGTAAAACCAGGTAATCTTTACCTGAAATTTTCCTTGTTTCATGGTTTGAACCTAGAAAAAGATGGAGCCTATGGGAGAAACCCCTCAAGGAAGCAACCAACTTTTTTTTGTAGCAAGTCAGCAGATCAAGACTGACACTTGGATGGATGAACACAAACAAGTTGAGCAGTGGGCTAACACTAAGGCTGCTAACACATCTGGACTACTGTGGCAAATAATCCTATCATTCACCCCTTTGCTGGTAAAACCACTAGATTGAAGAATTTATATTCTTGATTAGATACATTTGAATATTACAACTTGAAGATTTCATTTACACAGTCATTTTGCGGTCACCGAGGCATAGAAAAATACAATATGAAATTTTGAATATGATAGTGGACAGGTGGGAGTTGTTACAAAATGGGGAAGAGAAGATGGTATTGACTTTTTTCCTGGGAATTTTAACATACAACATCTTGGGTGGATTGATGAGCAGTCGATGTTTTCCAGGTATTTGCCAACTAAAATCAATATTGCATAATGCCACAATTGAGCAACTA
This window encodes:
- the LOC122649907 gene encoding protein DETOXIFICATION 14-like — protein: MEEGLLVKERGREVLGVGVIVEEVKKVGLLAGPMVAVAVSQYLLNMIPVMMVGHLGELALASTAIATSITTVTGFSVILGMASALETVCGQAYGAQQYRKLGIYTYSGIVSLLLVCIPLSLIWINLGKLLPFIGQDPITSSEAGKYAMWLIPALLACATLHPLLRYFQSQSMILPMVLSSWVTVLFHIPLCWVLVFKSGLRNLGAALAIGISYWLNTIFLALYMTYSSSCEKTSVPISMEVLQGVGEFFRLAIPSAVMVCLEWWSSEMLILLSGLLPNPKLETSVLSICLTTITMLYNIIYGIGAAASTRVSNELGAGNPHAARVAVCSVMLLAVTETVIVSTILFSCRYILGYAYSNEKEVVEYVADMAPLISLSVIMDSIQGVLSGVARGCGWQHLGAYVNLGAFYLAGIPTAVILAFHVHLRGKGLWIGILIGSTLQTVMLSLITSCTNWQKQALKARERIFAE